The Pseudanabaena yagii GIHE-NHR1 genome segment TAGGGAAAACAGATTGAATATCAACACCAATATTGACAGTAACATTATCAGTTAAGTACGAAGACCAAATTTTTCCTGCAAACTCAAATGCGGTCATTTGAGTCTGTGATACCCCTTGAGAATAGCTAAAGTTAAATTGCATTGCTTGTTCACCCTAAAAAATTACATATATCCCCCACAAGCTATTTTTTCTTACTTTGATTTCATAAAGTCAGATTTAAACTGTCTAAAAATATTATTAGATTTAGAAGATTTAGATATCTAATCTCAATCAAACAAGATAGTCATATAACGATCACATAATTATTATGTTGAATTCTTTAAATCTGTTGACTAAATAATTCAATAAATTAGATATAACAGGATTTCAATCTTTTAACTATTCCTAAAAGTTATTAGTAAGTTATATACAGTCCTAAATCATTTGTAGATTTTTGGATTTGTGGAAGCGCAGACCGAAGGGGTGCGCTTTCACAAATCATTTAGGATTGCTATATCTTTTTATCAATAACTAACGGACAGTCCACCAAGATACTTCTCTGAGCCACCAAGGAGCCAGTGAATTTGAGTCATCTGTTAGATTAAATTTATCTAATGTGCTAGAAGTCCCTTGTAAGTTGTCTTTATTTCCTAAGCTGATATTAGAAAGAGCCGAGCTGATTGGCGCGATCGCATTAATATCAAAGTCATTATTGAAAATTTGCTGAGCGATCACTAGAGAGTCGTTATTCTGTGAATTGGAAGATACTGAGAAGAAATCTAAATTGCCAGATTGAGAAATATTGCTCATAGAGAGCTGATATTTACCCAATTCTTCTCCCACTAAGGATTTCCCATCTTCTTTACCAGTTAGAGGATTGGTAGCTATATTTGAAATATCCTGATTTGGAGAAGGATTTTGGCTATCTAGTCCATCATCTAAAGTTTCAAAAACGGACTGAGCTGAGAGGGTTTGACTAAATGTTTGCCACCAATTAGTAGTACGGGCAAAGTATTCTTGCCACCATGTACCTGACCTTGCAGAAGTTGTTCCTAAAGTTTCGGCTCCTGTAAGTTGAAGATAAACATCACTACTATCAAGCATCAATCCCACTGCACTAGAGAGACTTCCTTTGGTTTTAGTGCTAGCAATTTGTTGAGCTTGTGTATATAACTGACCGTAGTTAATTGCCGTATTAACACCTTGGGGATTCACATCCCAGCCGATCGCATCAAAGGAATTCAAATCCAATTGAGAAATCTTAGCAACCGTTCCTTTCTTAATCTCTGCATTCATGATGCCACCCGTAGTCCAGTGGCTACCCTGTAAGCCATTGCCACCTAAGACAGTATTAGAGCCTGTTTGTAGATTACCTAAAACGGTATTACCATCTAAAGAGAAGAAAGGATTTGCCCCAGGAGATAGATCCACTTGACTATTGCCGCCACGGGAGGAATAACGGAACAAATCGAGAGGAGTAGCAATATTGGCACGATTACCAATGCTTTGAGTATATAAATCGCGATTGACTGTCGGATCAATCCAAGGTTGATCGACACTACTTTGAAAGCCTAAAATATGACCGATTTCATGCAGAGCAACGCCG includes the following:
- a CDS encoding NF038122 family metalloprotease, coding for MQFNFSYSQGVSQTQITAFEFAGKIWSSYLTDNITVNLAVDLQASFPIANVIAGSVARANQSLYTTFNNALKADTKSSIDSSAIGSKANRGGNFAADLQAVNYQTGALINSTQMGNYMELNSANAKALNLNPTNGASVLDGYIVMRDLTGTGTSWDYNFGRTSGSSTTTVDFIGVALHEIGHILGFQSSVDQPWIDPTVNRDLYTQSIGNRANIATPLDLFRYSSRGGNSQVDLSPGANPFFSLDGNTVLGNLQTGSNTVLGGNGLQGSHWTTGGIMNAEIKKGTVAKISQLDLNSFDAIGWDVNPQGVNTAINYGQLYTQAQQIASTKTKGSLSSAVGLMLDSSDVYLQLTGAETLGTTSARSGTWWQEYFARTTNWWQTFSQTLSAQSVFETLDDGLDSQNPSPNQDISNIATNPLTGKEDGKSLVGEELGKYQLSMSNISQSGNLDFFSVSSNSQNNDSLVIAQQIFNNDFDINAIAPISSALSNISLGNKDNLQGTSSTLDKFNLTDDSNSLAPWWLREVSWWTVR